Proteins from a single region of Apium graveolens cultivar Ventura chromosome 7, ASM990537v1, whole genome shotgun sequence:
- the LOC141673154 gene encoding uncharacterized protein LOC141673154: MRRFRHTVEKAPSQFGWGVPVWNIGSTQRDGRVRVEVIDDGLEPSYECSARIQKILYQKLEPTGYNGKSVSQETQNFYFEEFKKFFVWKQEDDIIHDGWLTSARRKYSEVVSVARSNWEKNKKQDTRIGKNVYASWIKFWESKKFQKLKFSLSAPTADQLFYETHTRHVKKKKNFIGEGDDIMDDESEDEEEVVWIDKKSQQTYETFLKLRELHEAAGQPVDNNALFLEAVGGLDKKKRVYGVGSSKRIFYQSKNKSCTSSFAFAGEEENQRLKRQLL; this comes from the exons ATGAGGAGGTTTAGACACACTGTTGAAAAGGCACCATCTCAATTTGGATGGGGAGTACCTG TGTGGAATATTGGCTCTACACAGAGGGATGGAAGGGTGCGAGTAGAAGTCATTGATGATGG ATTGGAACCTTCATATGAGTGCTCTGCAAGGATCCAAAAGATATTATATCAGAAGCTTGAGCCTACCGGATACAATGGGAAGTCAGTTTCTCAAGAAACTCAAAATTTTTactttgaagaattcaag AAATTTTTTGTGTGGAAGCAAGAAGATGATATTATTCATGATGGTTGGCTGACAAGTGCAAGGAGGAAATATTCTGAAGTTGTTTCTGTAGCTCGTTCCAACTGGGAAAAGAATAAAAAACAAGATACTAGAATTGGCAAGAATGTTTATGCGAGCTGGATTAAGTTTTGGGAATctaagaaatttcaaaaatt AAAATTCAGTTTAAGCGCCCCCACTGCTGACCAATTGTTTTATGAGACACACACCAGACAtgtaaagaaaaagaagaattTTATTGGCGAGGGTGATGATATCATGGATGACGAGAGTGAAGATGAGGAGGAAGTCGTGTGGATTGACAAAAAAAGTCAACAAACATAT GAAACTTTTTTAAAACTCCGTGAACTGCATGAGGCAGCTGGGCAGCCTGTGGATAATAATGCATTATTTCTTGAAGCGGTTGGAGGGCTTGACAAGAAAAAAAGAGTATATGGAGTTGGTTCTTCTAAAAGAATTTTCTATCAGTCCAAGAATAAGTCTTGCACGTCATCCTTTGCTTTTGCTGGTGAAGAAGAAAATCAAAGGCTGAAGCGCCAATTACTTTAG